A single region of the Verrucomicrobiia bacterium genome encodes:
- the hisB gene encoding imidazoleglycerol-phosphate dehydratase HisB, with protein sequence MKSKRAASVHRKTSETDIQMKLGVDGTGVSKITTGIPFVDHMLTLFSKHGLFDLEVKAKGDLEVDIHHTNEDTGITLGQALTKALGDKKGIKRYGFFTVPMDEALVQVTLDISGRPSLHVRKNRDVQFSRLENYSFHDSMEFMKAFCQHAGINMHVEVIAGKDSHHIIEGTFKAMARALDAATQIDPRVKGIPSTKGSL encoded by the coding sequence ATGAAATCCAAACGCGCGGCGAGTGTCCACAGAAAGACTTCGGAAACCGACATCCAGATGAAACTGGGGGTGGACGGCACCGGGGTCTCCAAGATCACGACGGGAATTCCATTCGTGGACCACATGCTCACGCTTTTTTCCAAGCACGGCCTCTTTGACCTCGAGGTCAAGGCCAAGGGCGACCTCGAAGTGGACATTCACCACACGAATGAAGACACAGGCATTACGCTGGGGCAGGCCTTGACTAAGGCGCTCGGCGACAAAAAGGGGATCAAGCGGTACGGGTTCTTCACGGTTCCCATGGACGAGGCCCTGGTCCAGGTGACACTCGACATTTCAGGGCGTCCGTCGCTGCATGTCCGCAAGAACCGGGACGTCCAGTTTTCCCGCCTCGAAAATTATTCCTTCCATGATTCCATGGAATTCATGAAGGCCTTTTGCCAGCACGCGGGCATCAACATGCACGTCGAGGTGATCGCCGGCAAAGACTCGCATCACATCATCGAAGGCACGTTCAAGGCCATGGCGCGCGCGCTGGATGCCGCCACGCAGATCGATCCGCGCGTCAAAGGCATTCCGTCAACCAAGGGTTCCCTGTAG
- the hisH gene encoding imidazole glycerol phosphate synthase subunit HisH yields the protein MIAIVDYGMGNLRSVSKALEHLGAKVSVTSSPRDILKADKVVLPGVGAFGDAVEGLKTNALLDPLREYIKLGKPFLGICLGLQLLFHESEESPSITGLDVYSGKVQGFRSRGVKVPHMGWNQIHKNTDHPLLRNIPDESYFYFVHSFYAAPQDASVTAATCEYGQEKFAVAVGKDHVFATQFHPEKSQKAGLNLLQNFVKW from the coding sequence ATGATTGCCATTGTCGATTACGGTATGGGCAATTTACGGAGCGTTTCCAAGGCCCTGGAGCACCTGGGCGCCAAGGTTTCCGTGACATCTTCGCCCCGCGACATCTTGAAGGCTGACAAGGTCGTGCTGCCCGGCGTCGGCGCGTTCGGCGACGCGGTCGAAGGATTGAAGACAAACGCGCTTCTTGATCCGCTGCGCGAATACATCAAGCTCGGCAAGCCCTTCCTCGGCATCTGCCTCGGGCTCCAGCTCCTATTCCACGAAAGCGAAGAAAGCCCTTCCATCACCGGGCTCGACGTCTACTCGGGCAAAGTGCAGGGATTCCGTTCCCGCGGGGTGAAAGTCCCACACATGGGCTGGAACCAAATCCACAAAAATACGGACCATCCGCTGCTGCGCAACATTCCCGATGAGAGTTATTTCTACTTCGTGCACTCGTTTTACGCCGCGCCGCAAGACGCTTCCGTGACCGCGGCCACGTGCGAGTACGGCCAGGAAAAGTTCGCGGTGGCCGTGGGGAAAGATCACGTCTTCGCCACGCAATTCCATCCCGAAAAAAGCCAGAAGGCAGGGCTTAACCTGCTCCAGAATTTCGTGAAGTGGTAG
- the hisA gene encoding 1-(5-phosphoribosyl)-5-[(5-phosphoribosylamino)methylideneamino]imidazole-4-carboxamide isomerase: MNIYPAIDLYQGKVVRLSRGDFQAETVYSNDPAAQARDWENQGSQWIHVVDLEGAKTGELRNFASLVAIRKNVRCKIQFGGGLRDIKHVECVLNEGIDRIVVGTKALDDAFFTNLLDRFGSRVAVSLDTREGRVQTEGWLKESGQTIQRVLEKLNKSALETVIYTDISKDGMLQGPNLEGLRKVLSWSRAKVILSGGVSTLEDIEKCSQISEKNFEGVIVGKALYEKRFELRTALSHYAPPENPVS; encoded by the coding sequence ATGAACATTTATCCCGCCATCGATCTCTACCAGGGCAAGGTCGTGCGCCTTTCTCGCGGCGATTTCCAGGCCGAGACCGTCTACTCCAACGATCCCGCGGCGCAGGCCCGTGACTGGGAGAACCAGGGCAGCCAATGGATCCACGTCGTGGACCTGGAAGGCGCCAAGACGGGTGAACTGCGCAACTTCGCGTCGCTTGTCGCCATCCGCAAAAACGTGCGCTGCAAGATTCAATTTGGCGGCGGCCTTCGCGACATCAAGCACGTGGAATGCGTCCTGAATGAGGGGATCGACCGTATCGTCGTCGGCACGAAGGCGCTGGATGACGCTTTCTTCACGAACCTTCTCGACCGTTTCGGCTCCCGGGTCGCGGTGAGCCTTGATACGAGGGAAGGACGGGTCCAAACCGAAGGCTGGCTGAAGGAAAGCGGGCAGACGATCCAGCGGGTTCTCGAAAAATTAAATAAATCTGCTTTGGAAACCGTGATCTATACCGATATAAGTAAGGACGGAATGCTTCAAGGTCCGAATCTCGAAGGATTGCGGAAGGTTTTGAGCTGGTCGCGTGCGAAGGTGATTTTATCCGGAGGCGTATCCACTCTTGAAGACATTGAGAAGTGTTCTCAAATTTCCGAAAAAAACTTCGAAGGCGTCATCGTCGGTAAGGCGCTTTATGAAAAACGTTTTGAACTGCGGACGGCCCTTTCCCATTATGCACCACCGGAAAACCCTGTGTCATGA
- the hisF gene encoding imidazole glycerol phosphate synthase subunit HisF: MLAKRIIPCLDVKEGRVVKGVNFVNLTDAGDPVSIAKAYDDAGADELVFLDITASHEKRPIMLRVVESVAETIMIPFTVGGGIKELSDIRELLKAGCDKVSLNTSAIENPDLIRAASRRFGSQCIVLAIDAKKQPDGTWRVYTHGGRKPTDLNAVDWAREGERRGAGEILLTSMDRDGTKQGYDLELTRQVSEAVRVPVIASGGVGSLEHFVDGFQKGKADACLAASVFHFGELRIADVKAYLQKRGVPVRPA; encoded by the coding sequence ATGCTGGCAAAACGGATTATCCCATGTCTTGATGTCAAAGAAGGACGCGTCGTCAAAGGCGTCAATTTCGTCAACCTTACCGATGCCGGCGATCCCGTTTCTATTGCCAAAGCCTATGACGATGCGGGCGCGGACGAGCTGGTCTTCCTGGACATCACAGCGTCCCATGAAAAACGCCCCATCATGCTCCGTGTGGTGGAGTCCGTCGCTGAAACAATCATGATTCCCTTCACGGTGGGAGGCGGCATCAAAGAGCTTTCGGATATCCGTGAGCTTTTGAAAGCCGGCTGCGATAAAGTTTCCCTCAATACGAGCGCCATCGAAAATCCCGATTTGATCCGCGCGGCGAGCCGCCGTTTTGGAAGCCAATGCATTGTGCTGGCCATCGATGCGAAAAAGCAACCCGACGGGACCTGGCGCGTCTATACCCACGGCGGGCGCAAGCCTACGGATTTGAACGCGGTCGACTGGGCGCGCGAGGGGGAAAGGCGCGGCGCGGGAGAGATTCTCCTGACCAGCATGGACCGCGACGGCACCAAACAGGGCTATGATCTGGAATTGACACGTCAGGTTTCGGAAGCCGTGCGTGTTCCCGTGATTGCGTCGGGTGGCGTGGGATCCTTAGAGCATTTCGTCGATGGATTCCAAAAGGGTAAGGCCGACGCCTGTCTTGCCGCTTCGGTCTTCCATTTCGGCGAACTCCGCATCGCAGACGTGAAAGCTTATCTCCAGAAACGCGGTGTCCCCGTAAGACCTGCCTAG